In the genome of Neodiprion fabricii isolate iyNeoFabr1 chromosome 4, iyNeoFabr1.1, whole genome shotgun sequence, the window ATTCtacaaaatatgtaaattattaaCATGATGATAGTTAATTTCTCTCCATAAAATGTTTATATAACACCTAGACCGTAACATGCATCACATGAATCTCAAGATGCTTGATTTAGTTAGTATGAACATTTGGTAGACGACGTTGATTGAACATCGAATATAAGTAGATATCGATAGGGTACATGCATCTCAATCCAAGTAACGCAAATTTCTTTCGGTTATCAAATGAAACAAACTACATGACACATTACAAACTGACGATATCTGGTAGCTTGGGAACTTAATTCATCAAGGAGTATTGAAATCAATGTGGCAATGTTGACATGATTCGAGACTTGCATGtaattgatttcaaaataGAATGACTGAGCACTGTCTGGCTTGTCAAAAACGTTTCATATTAGTTAAGGTTTCATAGAATGTTGTGATTGTCAGATATGAATATGAGGTACTTTATATAAATGTTTTGAATTCAAGAAACAGgcagaaatttaaatatgagATTTGTATGAAATATAATGTGGCATTTCAGATATTATGACatcgttaaaaattgcaacataatgttaaaatattttttccttgatttatttttttaaatttaattttttttagcgaAACGTTTGTGGTCCACCCGTGATTTCTATAACTggcatttgaaaaattgtgctCCGATGCTCCTCTCGTGTCTCTCCTGGAGTTCAACCTAGCCGAGAACATTTCTGAGACTTTAAGGGATCTAgtcttagatttgatttcGTGAAAATCGGTGGAGTTTTTAAGAGAAAAAGTAGTGACAAAAATGAATACGGAAAAACCAACGTTGTAACCACATTGCCATTGGATTTATTTCGGCTTCTACGACAAAAAcatttatcatattttcatgATATGGAACGAGAAATAActggtttttaaaaattaccatGTACAGAGTATGAAATACGAACCATAGCTTGATTCTTGACTTTTTAAAGCCTCTGCCAATTcaataacttttttccaattccCTTCCTCCCTGTTTTTTTCGATCTCCGTTTGGAGCCGTATCGTATTTCCTCTTTTGCTTGTCATTCTTTCGCTTCTCGAGGCCACATCGATAGCTTTCTTGTTGAGTTCAGTCCGAGAACTACATCCAATACGTCTTCGACGTGACACTAGTCCTACTGCACAACACCATAATCACACTCTACAGACTTTTAACAGCAAATGAAGGCGAATAGACAACCCTGACAACCTGTCGAATAAGCATAGATCATACACGCATACCTAGTTATGGCGTTGAGTGTATGGTAACTTTCCGAAAAGCTAGTGCTGTTTGGTAAGGCCCTGAACTCTTCACCCTCTTCGGCCAGAACGGCTAGAACGTGGGTCAGGAATGCGTATATATAGTTGGCAAATAATTTGGCATGTCAGAAAGGAGAATAAAAGACTTCTTTCCAGTAAGACGGTTCGCAAGGTAAACGCAGAACAGCAAAACCAAATTTTACCAAGCACATTTCTTGATTTTTTGGCACTCTGAATGACGAAAGCCAAACGACTCCAAATACAGGGAATTAACGCAGTTCTAGGCGCTGGGTTTCATATTCATCTGGGGAATTCACCACAATTCACCAAGTCGTAAAATACTTCGGACTCACGTAATTTTTATGTTTCGCTTTCATCTCTATGTACGGCGATTGTCAATGGAGAGGCTTGCGATTTTATGAAATGGTTGTTGGAGATAGATCATTTGGCGGGAAGCCGATCTTAGTTCTCTAATTAGGTTCGCTTGAGAGGCGAGTCTACATTCTCTATTGTTTTATTGTGAATTTCTAAAGAAGGTATTTCAAAGGGTGTAAGTATTTAATGACAttttacgaataatttttagcGTTTATACGTGTTCGAACGACTACAGTTCGTGTCCAAACTGTTAGTATGGATTACtttactcatttttttcaacccgtTAATACCGTCATTGCTGTTGTACAGATGATATTAAATCTTTATCTATTTACGTACGAACAGCCATCTCCAATTGTATCTTCTATGTTTACCCAgctttatcattatttattttatttttgatcataACCTATGAAAttcgttgcaattttttcaaccagtaTTATATATCTACATCTATCGTGCAACTTGAAATCTTATTTATTATGTGTTTAAGGTACGTatacaattttacaataatttgcTGTAGTATCAAAAGCTTGAATCAAAGTTTGAACAGAGTTATTTAGTTGCAGCTACTTGCTGTCTCTCTGATACTTTGCTGTCTAATTTGATGAGACGCAAATCacttttcagttttatttttaagtattaATACACAAATTTAATCGGAGCGACTGTTAGGGAATTTGTTATTGGTTATTGGTTTGCAAATCTCAGTTAGTCATCATCATGtgtagaataataaaaagttatttaaaatACATTATTACTGAACATTTActataaatttgtatttctttttctttacataCCTGCATTTCAATATACATCTACTGCTGATAATATGGTGCTGCAAATGTGCATCAAAAATGAAACCGCTCTTGAAAATGTTACAGactgtacaatattttcaaattttcatattttgtgTTTCCAGTATTCTTTAAGAACTAGTATGCAAATTTCTCTGAGTAAGTCTAGGTTGCGAATGGATATgttcaaataaatatgctCATTTTTAGCAGCTAAAATGGAGGATGCTACTACTGCGCGTCTTAAGAGTCTAATAATCAGTAGCAATGATGCATTGGAATTCAAATTAATAAGAAATCCCCATGACGTGAATGATGACAAACTCATCTTCAAGCCAGAAATGTCTCATCAGGTTTTCGGCGACAGGTTTATAtctttaataaatatttttactgtcGTTTATACTAGATTATATATATCATTTGTACTAAACCAACAAAACTCATTTGGTGAATCACGTGTGATCTGCCTCGTGGTTTATAAGTATATCctaatatttattacatattaaaGAATTGCGTGAAATATGTAAGGATTTGTTAAAGCTCGTTAACACAGAAAGAAACATGAGATTAaatctttgcaatttttagaATAAATGAACTATCAGATCAGTAATTTGTAAAATCAGtcttttttacattatttcttACGCCATATGTCATAGGCtcaaaaaatttgctactgCATGAAAAtcttttgtaatttaaaaattattattttgttcatCAATTAATATATGAAACTGATACGATTGGTTCTaagaatgaattatttcagtgAAAACATATTTGGGTACCGAGACTTGCGCATCAAGCTGTACTACTCGGCTGGCTGCTTGGAAACCTACTTGGGAATGACATATTCCGAAAAAGCTGATTACATGTCCTGCGAAGGTGTAGAAGCTGATGAAGTTTTATCCAAAATCAGTGCCAAGTTGGCTCCAAAAGTTCACAGTAACATGGATtcatttattgcagcactgaaaaatgatgaatctTTTGTACCACCTGGAACCGTGATTCACTCGTTTTCAGTAAAAGGTGAGCTTGAAGTCAAAGAATTATATAAAAGCAATCTCTGTAAACTAACTTCTAATAAAACAAGAATGTTGAAACGGGTTTGCAAAATTTGCTGTTTATAATGCTTATATTACTCatgaaattagaaaacaattcatgcaacaaatatttttcaatataaattcAGATACATTTAATTTGTTGTAAAGTAAAttgtcatttgcaacttgattattagaatttatttttgtccATAGACAAAGACAAGGGCGTCAGACATTTTGAAGTTTATAAAGCAGATATGAGCTGTAAAGGCTTCAAGGAGTACCATGAGCGTCTACAAACATTTTTACTTTGGTATATAGATGCTGCTAGTTTTATTGACATTGATGATGACCAGTGGCATTACTTTAACATGTTAGTATAGTAAGATTTGCTATTCATTCAATACCGTATTGTTACAAATATATGTCAACCCTGAATGTTTTGGGTAAATAACTTGAGTTGTGAATAGCAAAACGGCACATATTTTATCTGTGCTTCAGATTTGAGAAGTACACTCCTACCGTGGGATCGCATCGGTATGCGACTGTTGGTTTTGCAACGGTTTATCAGTATTATGCCTATCCTCATCATGCAAGACCTCGAATTGCCCAAGTTCTTGTTCTTCCACCGTTTCAAGGGCTTGGTATAGGGGCTCAGCTTCTTTCTGCCATTTACAGGGCGTACATTGGAAGAAGCGACGTCAAAGATATTACAGGTAAAGTTGGAGTAGAATCTTCCGAATTTAGACTTGAACTTTTTCTCACAGATTTAAATCCcataaataagtaaatttcAGCTTTCGTGATAAAAGCATTTCAATCTATGACATTTACTGGGGATGaatgatatcaaaatttttcccaaatgagttatgaattattttcaatgtttatatttattttgcagTTGAGGATCCATCTATAAGTTTCCAACGTGTACGCGATTTTATCGATGCTCaacattgtaaaaatttggaGAGTTTCAGCAAGAGCAATCTGTTACAGGGATTCAATAAAAACATGGCTATAGAAGCTAGTGTAAGATTCAAAATAAACAAggtatttgaatatattttgtcAGCCGTATTTATAGTTTACAGAAGTAAATGATTAATCGCGATTATTTCTTTGTAGAAACAAGCTCGCAGAGTTTATGAAATACTGAGATTACGTGTTACCGATGTTTCTGACAAGCAGGAATACCAACAATATCGGTTGGATATTAAAAGAAGACTAAATGTTCCATATCAACGTGAGCAAAAAAACTTCAAGAAATTACAAAGAGCTTTAAAACCCATGGAAGGAAGCACTGTAATTGATGGCCCAGCTCCTGAACAGAGGATGcaaattcttgaaaaacagTATAGGCTTCTGGAAGAAGACTACAAAAAAGTGATTGATAGAATTGAAACCTCCGATTGGCTTTAAATCGTAATAGAACATGGTATGAGACTACGAgtacaaaattttaaagaaCGATTCAAAAAATAGGAAACACATATTTGGCTTTAAGTGGATTCATGTAGCAAGACGATTCGCCTGGTAAATTTTCTGCGAATTTGCTATTTTATGTTGTGTCGTTACAGTATGTTTACCTGATAGTATGTCACGAAACTTTATCATTGTTCTATTTGCCCAATATTATGTAGTAACCTGTTGTTAATGGTTGGCGTTGTACTCTTCTTAATCAATTCTACAGAACAATTTTCGGTTAATTGGCAGCTATTTGAGATTTTCATATGCCTTATTTCTCTTTGtgatacattattattacttaccatttttctacaatttttttttgcaaatgaaTTCGTAAAATTTGCATACTTATTACATTAATCTGTGTCTCaatgattgaataaaattctttcgaaaatcCATTGTTTCTATTAATTCCTGCCATACTGTTGTTCTCTCATGTAATAAGATCAGGCTaaaaatatgtgaattttttatttggaaaatttactGTGCCTACTCATTTCCGAACACTGCGATAAATTAATGTTAGCACATGCATACAATTTaaatgtcattttttacatACCAAGGCTTTCTTTGTCGCATGCGCACATTTAAACAACTTGATTTTACACACTGTGTCATTGAGCTGAAGTTATCTAACCCCAATTTTAAGCGCTGGCAGTTGCACTTTTGTTGCTCCTGCAGTCAAACTTTCCTTCACAGGTTATACTATTGTCTTCATGCAGCACACGATACTTTATACAGCAAAAGTGTGGCTTGCAAGTTTTCTTTATAGTggataataaaaaagttctAATACTAAAAAGTGTTAATTTTTTGCACTGTTGCAGTAACGATTACTCGAGCAATTACGTTACGTGCGAGCAAAAGAAGACGCATCAATCAGAATTGCCTTACAATAATATACTCTTACATTCTAGCTCCAATtacactttgaaaaaattttgtgaaaaatctgaaaaaatatttgaaacttgTAAAATAGTTACGGTAACTGTATTGCCGGTCGAGAATATCTATAGGATATCAGTCGAGTATGGAAAAGGTATTGTTTTTACATCTTTGTTTTAATATGCTTTCTGCAGCAAGTAATGTTAATTGCCTTCTGGTATTCTGTTGACTACAGTCACACGTTTGCTGTACCACAAAACTTATTGCAGTAGGACATACATACTTTCCTCAGACAGTCAGCCTATGCAGAGGGCTAGAAGGAATCCATCGGCATGTGTCCGAACTGGATATTCACGGGCGTCAAATTGACGCGGCAGCGTCACGCCGACGAGAAGCTCATGAAAATGTGTACTGACGCAACGGCAAACTGCCGCGCGTCGAAACTCACGTGGTTAAGTCAGTGGATCgcaattacatttttattcaaagaattagaaaatttagGATTGTTAATTGGAAGGgcgaaaaaatggagaaaacgaagaaacaagATGAAATAACTAATGGCGTATTCGGGCTGCGCATAATAAATTCCTTttacaaaattacgtcgatacagtgtatcaaaaaattgattgcagTATTCTTCAAAATCGGCCAAATTTCGACTGAAAAAATCCATACCTTCCTTTGTTTGCGATTTTCAGAGCTCGGAAACTTTTCGCCTCAGAATCATTTTTGCAGGACTCTTCCCACCAATCGAACCTTCAGGAATGACTGAATGTATCTTCGGTGAACGTGTTTTATTCAGTTGGAATTCGccagaaaatttcaattgacgCATGACGCCGCGTGTGacggtaatttttcaaacatctaACTGCGTCTGCGCAGTTCGCATGAAGTTTCCGACCGGTTGAGATTAGTTTCCGAGCGCAACGATCGTCAGTTGGTTCGGAGCAGCCGTAATGAAAAGACGGCAGCCGTTAGTCAAGAATTCAGATCGCCATGTACAGGCTTTGCATTTGATACCGTATGGCTAAAAAAAACGGCGGTGTAACGTTATTCGGTCAGTGTATCTTCACGAAACTTATTGTGAATAATATATGAGTGACATGCAACGTATGGTCCATAAAAAACCAAGTTACTGGATTAAAAACAGCCTGCGACATCGATGGTGAGTTTcgtgtattaaattttcattcttttgtGCATCTTCAACTGTTAGCGATTTCGATTCTCGACTCTGCGTCGGATGTCACTTGTTATTGTTTGTGCGGCTGACTTTCGGTGAGTGCGTAGCTGCATTGTTTACAAGTTTAACTGAGTCCGTTAAAGCAGCCAACTACAACACAAAACGTGTGAATGGGCTTTGAATATCGAGTGTAATTTTtacgctgaaaattttcagattttagcTTTACAAAGTTTGCTGAACAGGTTATTAACAGATTGAAATTACTCTCGGGTGGACTTCTGACTAGTCGCGAGCGTTTTGTGACAAGAAAATGCCCCGATAATTTTCCATTGTGGTTTTCTTTCGTTCGAGTTGCGTCTCGGATTTCGGTTCGCGGATTGCGTCTCACGTGGACACACgtttgtaaaatgaaaatgttattGTTTCGTTGATTTTGGTGTTGTTTCTTATATGAAAAAGAACATTTCTTCCTGAGGATCGACTGATAGAGGGATCCTCCATTTCGTAATCCTTTATTaccattgaaaaaaagttaaggCATCGTGACTTTACtaatcgtttcaaaattttgggTGAATCTATCTAAATCGTCAACTATTATTGATTCCTCGCACAGTACCATTCATAAATTCGGGatcactttttaaattttcggtCGGGACAAAAAAGGCGCAAAGAAATGGCTTGGCGGGAGAAAAAATCAGCTTCATTAatgtttttctgaaaaattctctACTACCTTTGTACTCATTAGGCGATGTTAAACATGTTTTTTCATGACGCTTTCATAAAGTCGCATGtaaatttttggtaaataGCAATaagaatttattcttgcaaGGATTTTCAAAGCGGTGAGATTCAGCTTGaaaatcttcttttttcttctttcaatgtTTGCGACTTTTTTCCGCAAAGTTATGTAACCTTTTGTCCTTTTGTCAGTAGTTCAGTTTCGGAACATCCATCGTAATTCGAGAAATATGgggtttgaaattaaaatgtcAAGGGTGAAAatagttgaattattttattttgaacgggTCAGaattgttttacaattttttttcgacatttcttTTATGACAATTCCTGGTCGGAATTCGATACGCTACCTTATCAATTCTACTACTCACTGAGCTACtctacaaataataaaaagttcaCAAGTTTTGTGCatcatattttattgatcAATAAGCAATAACAAGCAATAGACAACTTAccgaaaattcgtgaaaattaatttgtaaCTTTCAAATATCACAGCGTATTTCAACATAGATTTTTCGGTACTACGAACGTTGTTGAGGAAGtagtaacaaaattttgccaCCCCAGCTCTTTTGCGTGAGCTATTTTTGAGTGAAAAAGTGCAAGAATCTCGGGGAAGAGTTAGATCTAAAAAAAAGCCCCTTTTCTGAACCGCCCTATTATATCTTATAAGTGGAGAACTGTTATTTGTGTCTTTGGTACTATGAAAAGAAGTATTGTAATCAATTTCATCCTTGCGGGTGTGAGCTTTTTAACTATTATTTTGCGCATACTTATGTGAGTGGAAGACATTTTCTAAGTTTCTTATGTTTCGATTAAAACGTACGATAAGTTTCGCGGATTCGactatacatttttattgttaattttttgctGTGATTGTAATCCTCCTGTAATCCGCCGTCATGGGGGTGCGTTGGAAAACGTTCATATTACTGTTATATATTACAGAgatgactaaaaaa includes:
- the LOC124181350 gene encoding histone acetyltransferase type B catalytic subunit, giving the protein MEDATTARLKSLIISSNDALEFKLIRNPHDVNDDKLIFKPEMSHQVFGDSENIFGYRDLRIKLYYSAGCLETYLGMTYSEKADYMSCEGVEADEVLSKISAKLAPKVHSNMDSFIAALKNDESFVPPGTVIHSFSVKDKDKGVRHFEVYKADMSCKGFKEYHERLQTFLLWYIDAASFIDIDDDQWHYFNIFEKYTPTVGSHRYATVGFATVYQYYAYPHHARPRIAQVLVLPPFQGLGIGAQLLSAIYRAYIGRSDVKDITVEDPSISFQRVRDFIDAQHCKNLESFSKSNLLQGFNKNMAIEASVRFKINKKQARRVYEILRLRVTDVSDKQEYQQYRLDIKRRLNVPYQREQKNFKKLQRALKPMEGSTVIDGPAPEQRMQILEKQYRLLEEDYKKVIDRIETSDWL